The following proteins are encoded in a genomic region of Ornithinibacillus sp. 4-3:
- the istA gene encoding IS21 family transposase, translated as MPEINHIKKLRNIKSLSINEISKRTGFSWVTVKKYADEDQIPQEKNIVRKGMMYEDKWGEIVIDWLSEDYSLKKKLRRNNKNIFEGLKKMGFTGSYRTICNFIKEEWKEKILEDSEGLREEYERLTHPPAEAQVDFGVTEAIADGKTKDIHVLVMSFPYSNAGYVVPLPAENQECFLEGLKVLFNQAGFVPRKLRLDNLSAAVVKARGRGRETVFNETFLHFANHYGFEAQACNARKGNEKGHVENKVGYIRYNFFTPSPIMKDFAHLRDRLFEKCKEDQQRSHYIKGCLITDLFKAEKKYGLALPESEYPVFKQAMTSANKYGEVRIDETLVHVPKSYHYGKLQLILYWNTYKVVSLNGELLSKGPRPYMNQEREIPWQAILKNWRKKPRSVVYSRYFSYLPGRISYYLNIDSMKLRKERIDWLLNLIIHHDMREIDLRFYELLPEESLYNNHSRDSIKHPYDVDWNIYDSLRPTGQTDVNEGAQHD; from the coding sequence ATGCCTGAAATTAATCATATCAAAAAGTTAAGGAATATTAAATCACTGTCAATCAACGAAATTTCTAAACGGACTGGTTTTAGTTGGGTAACGGTAAAAAAATACGCTGATGAAGATCAAATACCCCAAGAAAAAAATATAGTAAGGAAAGGCATGATGTACGAAGATAAATGGGGAGAAATTGTAATCGATTGGTTAAGTGAAGATTATTCGCTAAAAAAGAAACTTAGACGGAACAACAAGAACATTTTTGAAGGATTAAAAAAGATGGGTTTTACTGGTTCTTATCGAACCATTTGCAATTTTATCAAGGAAGAATGGAAAGAAAAAATACTAGAAGATTCGGAAGGATTGAGAGAAGAATATGAAAGGTTAACTCATCCACCAGCTGAAGCACAAGTGGATTTTGGCGTTACAGAAGCCATCGCAGATGGCAAAACAAAAGATATCCATGTTTTGGTGATGAGTTTTCCTTACAGTAATGCAGGTTATGTCGTACCACTACCAGCCGAAAATCAAGAATGTTTTTTAGAAGGTCTGAAAGTACTTTTTAACCAAGCTGGATTTGTACCTAGGAAGCTCCGTTTAGATAATCTTTCAGCTGCAGTTGTAAAAGCAAGAGGACGTGGTCGAGAAACAGTCTTTAATGAAACATTTTTACATTTCGCAAATCATTACGGTTTTGAAGCACAAGCTTGCAACGCTAGGAAGGGAAATGAAAAGGGTCATGTAGAAAACAAGGTAGGATATATTCGCTATAATTTTTTCACACCGTCCCCTATCATGAAAGACTTCGCTCACTTACGTGATCGTTTATTTGAAAAGTGTAAAGAGGATCAACAACGGTCTCATTATATAAAAGGCTGTTTAATTACAGATTTATTTAAAGCAGAAAAGAAATATGGACTGGCATTGCCCGAATCTGAATATCCAGTTTTTAAACAAGCGATGACTTCTGCGAATAAATACGGAGAAGTGCGAATTGACGAAACGTTAGTCCATGTACCTAAAAGTTATCATTACGGTAAGTTACAACTCATTTTATATTGGAATACATACAAAGTTGTTTCCCTGAACGGCGAGCTACTTTCCAAAGGGCCTAGACCATACATGAATCAAGAAAGAGAAATCCCATGGCAAGCTATTCTAAAAAATTGGAGAAAAAAACCACGTTCAGTTGTATATTCAAGATATTTTTCATACTTACCAGGCCGCATTTCTTATTACTTGAACATAGATTCGATGAAACTAAGAAAAGAACGTATAGATTGGTTATTAAACTTGATTATTCATCATGATATGAGAGAAATAGATTTAAGGTTTTATGAATTATTACCCGAAGAGTCACTTTATAATAATCATTCTAGAGACTCAATAAAACATCCCTATGATGTAGATTGGAATATATATGATTCGTTAAGACCTACCGGTCAAACAGATGTGAATGAAGGTGCTCAGCATGACTGA
- the istB gene encoding IS21-like element helper ATPase IstB — MTDRVKEKCKVLRLAYIADIYEKISFENPEQYLVDVLTQEIELREIAKAERLIKKAKFMNKKELTDYQWDDQIHFPQNFNRDTLESLSFIKREENIILTGAPGTGKSHLATALGRKACRNGYEVRFYRVADLIEILEKSWTEGRFQTFRNRFQKVDMIILDEMGYVPFSKDGAELLFQLISDWYERKSLIITSNLEFSQWNKIFVDARLTAALVDRVIHHAHILSFTGGSYRVKYALSNR; from the coding sequence ATGACTGATAGGGTTAAAGAAAAATGTAAAGTTTTACGTTTAGCTTATATTGCCGATATATACGAGAAAATTAGCTTTGAGAATCCAGAGCAATATTTAGTAGATGTATTAACCCAAGAAATAGAGCTTAGAGAAATAGCAAAAGCAGAACGTTTAATAAAAAAGGCAAAATTTATGAATAAGAAAGAACTAACGGATTATCAATGGGATGATCAAATCCATTTTCCGCAAAATTTTAATAGAGACACTCTTGAATCCCTTAGTTTTATTAAAAGGGAAGAGAATATAATTCTAACAGGAGCACCAGGAACTGGAAAATCCCATTTAGCAACAGCATTGGGAAGAAAAGCTTGTAGAAATGGATATGAAGTTCGTTTTTACAGAGTAGCAGATTTAATTGAGATATTGGAGAAGTCGTGGACCGAAGGTCGATTTCAGACCTTCCGCAATCGCTTTCAAAAGGTTGATATGATTATTCTAGATGAGATGGGATACGTGCCATTTAGTAAAGATGGAGCTGAATTATTATTTCAATTAATTTCCGATTGGTATGAACGAAAAAGTCTCATCATCACATCAAATTTAGAATTTAGTCAGTGGAATAAAATATTTGTGGATGCACGTTTAACTGCGGCTTTAGTAGATCGAGTAATCCACCACGCACATATTTTGAGCTTTACTGGTGGTAGTTACCGTGTAAAATACGCTTTATCAAATCGTTAA